One genomic segment of Ignavibacteriota bacterium includes these proteins:
- a CDS encoding PhoH family protein encodes MAKLKSVKTFVLDTNVILHDPSCIHQFKENNIVIPITVIEEIDHFKRGSQVINLNAREFVRTLDSLTGKNLFNGGIPLGKGKGKVRIVISKSAAKEIKESFREDTPDHRILNTALLLHQESKGNEKVILVSKDVNLRMKAKALGVLSEDYTTDRVGSIEELYSGKEIIENFDDEIIQQFFKTPFSIDAEIVKKYINAELVPNKYFILKNEHRSVLTYLNQDMNLFERIDKENIYGIIPRNAEQTFATHALCNPDIPLVSLTGKAGTGKTLLALASSLQVRKNYRQIYIARPIVPLSNKDIGFLPGDVESKIGPYMQPLWDNLKVIQDQFKETDIKFEAIENLVKDDKLVIEPLSYIRGRSLQRIFFIVDEAQNLTPHEIKTIITRAGAGVKIVLTGDIYQIDHPYLDTQSNGLSYLIDHFKGQKLYSHINLEKGERSELAELASNIL; translated from the coding sequence ATGGCAAAACTAAAATCTGTTAAAACTTTTGTTCTTGACACAAATGTAATTCTGCACGATCCATCTTGCATACATCAGTTTAAGGAAAATAATATTGTAATTCCCATTACTGTAATTGAAGAAATTGATCATTTCAAACGCGGAAGCCAAGTTATAAATTTAAACGCGCGAGAGTTTGTTAGAACATTAGATTCATTAACGGGAAAAAATCTTTTTAACGGCGGCATTCCGCTTGGCAAAGGAAAAGGAAAAGTTAGAATTGTAATTAGCAAATCCGCCGCAAAAGAAATTAAAGAATCTTTTAGAGAAGATACTCCCGATCACAGAATTTTAAATACGGCTTTGCTGCTTCATCAAGAATCTAAAGGAAATGAAAAAGTAATTTTGGTTTCTAAAGATGTTAATTTAAGAATGAAGGCAAAAGCTCTTGGTGTACTTTCCGAAGATTACACAACAGATAGAGTTGGTAGTATTGAAGAATTGTACAGCGGTAAGGAAATTATAGAAAATTTTGATGATGAAATAATTCAGCAATTTTTCAAAACTCCCTTTTCTATTGATGCAGAGATTGTTAAAAAATATATCAATGCAGAATTAGTTCCAAATAAATATTTTATTCTTAAAAATGAACATAGATCAGTTCTTACTTATTTAAATCAAGATATGAATTTGTTTGAGAGAATTGACAAAGAAAATATTTATGGAATAATTCCCAGAAATGCCGAGCAAACTTTTGCAACTCACGCTTTATGTAATCCGGATATTCCTTTGGTTTCTTTAACCGGTAAAGCCGGAACGGGGAAAACATTGCTGGCACTTGCAAGTTCATTACAAGTTAGAAAAAATTATAGACAAATTTATATTGCTCGACCAATAGTTCCGTTAAGCAATAAAGATATTGGATTTTTACCCGGCGATGTGGAAAGTAAAATTGGTCCATATATGCAGCCACTTTGGGATAATTTAAAAGTTATTCAAGATCAGTTTAAAGAGACAGATATAAAATTTGAAGCAATCGAAAATTTAGTAAAGGATGATAAACTTGTAATTGAACCATTAAGTTATATTCGCGGAAGAAGTTTGCAGAGAATATTTTTCATTGTTGATGAAGCTCAAAATTTAACCCCGCATGAAATTAAAACAATTATTACACGCGCTGGAGCTGGTGTTAAAATAGTTTTAACCGGAGATATTTACCAAATTGATCACCCTTATTTGGATACACAATCAAACGGATTATCTTATTTGATTGATCACTTTAAGGGACAAAAATTATATTCTCATATCAATTTAGAAAAGGGTGAAAGATCAGAACTTGCCGAGTTAGCAAGTAATATTTTGTAA
- a CDS encoding S9 family peptidase, whose amino-acid sequence MKSVITILLILVFIGCEMEKQKLNYPKTKKVEVSDNYFGVKVDDPYRWLEDDKSEETAKWVESQNKITEEYLSKIPFREKMKNRLTELWNFEKYSAPQKVKDYYIFYKNDGLQEQYVVYIQKGLNTEPEVLIDPNKLSNDGSVSLGEVTFSNDGKYCSYSISRGGSDWREIYVMETETKKLLSDHIMWAKFTGMAWYKDGFYYSRYDEPKEKDILKAKNEFQKLYYHKLGDLQSNDKLILEDKSNAQLGFSASVTDDEKYLIIYGWQGSASENSIYIKNLKTDSPIKLIFDKFDAEYTVVDNLEDKLLIVTNKNAPHSKLILVDPTNPNEENWKLIIPESKDVLKSVSLVGGKLFAEYLKDANTKVTIHDVEGIELYELTLPGIGTAYGFNGKKDYTELFYTFTSFNYPPTIFKYDIEKNESEIFRKSNVKFNPDDYETKQVFYASKDGTKIPMFITHKKGLELNSENPTLLYAYGGFNISLTPEFAVSIIPILENGGVYAMACLRGGGEYGEEWHKAGMLENKQNVFDDFISAAEYLIENKYTNSSKLALRGGSNGGTLIGAVINQRPDLCKVAFPQVGVMDMLRFHKFTIGWAWVPEYGSSDDSLQFTNLYKYSPLHNIKSDLNYPAIMVTTADHDDRVFPAHSFKYAATLQEKYKGDNPAIIRIETKVGHGAGTSTSKAIELYSDLWTFMFYNFGIEL is encoded by the coding sequence ATGAAATCAGTAATTACAATTCTTTTAATTTTAGTATTTATTGGATGTGAAATGGAAAAGCAAAAATTAAATTATCCCAAGACAAAAAAAGTTGAAGTTAGTGATAATTACTTTGGAGTAAAAGTTGATGATCCATATCGCTGGCTTGAAGATGATAAATCGGAAGAAACAGCAAAATGGGTTGAATCACAAAATAAAATTACGGAAGAATATCTTTCTAAAATTCCATTTAGAGAAAAAATGAAAAATAGATTAACTGAATTATGGAATTTTGAAAAATACTCTGCACCGCAAAAAGTAAAAGATTATTATATTTTCTACAAAAATGATGGATTGCAAGAGCAGTATGTAGTTTATATTCAAAAGGGATTAAATACAGAGCCGGAAGTTTTAATAGATCCAAATAAACTTTCTAATGACGGTTCTGTTAGTTTGGGAGAAGTTACATTTTCAAATGATGGAAAATATTGCAGTTATTCAATATCAAGAGGCGGATCTGATTGGCGTGAAATTTATGTAATGGAAACAGAAACTAAAAAACTTTTATCAGATCATATAATGTGGGCAAAGTTTACCGGAATGGCTTGGTATAAAGACGGATTTTATTATAGTCGTTACGATGAACCGAAAGAGAAAGATATTCTAAAAGCAAAAAATGAATTTCAGAAATTATATTATCACAAGTTGGGAGATTTGCAATCTAATGATAAATTAATTTTGGAAGATAAATCAAATGCGCAATTGGGATTTTCTGCATCGGTAACAGATGATGAAAAATATTTAATAATTTATGGCTGGCAAGGTTCTGCAAGTGAAAATAGTATTTATATAAAAAATCTAAAAACAGATTCTCCAATAAAATTAATATTCGATAAGTTTGATGCAGAGTATACTGTAGTTGATAATTTGGAAGATAAATTATTAATTGTTACAAATAAAAATGCACCACATTCAAAACTTATTTTGGTAGATCCGACAAACCCTAATGAAGAAAATTGGAAATTAATTATTCCGGAATCTAAGGATGTTTTAAAATCTGTTTCATTAGTTGGAGGAAAACTATTTGCAGAATATTTGAAAGATGCGAATACAAAAGTTACGATTCACGATGTTGAAGGAATAGAATTATATGAACTCACACTGCCCGGTATTGGTACTGCATATGGTTTTAATGGTAAAAAAGATTATACTGAATTGTTTTACACTTTTACTTCATTTAATTATCCGCCAACAATATTTAAGTATGATATAGAAAAAAATGAATCTGAAATATTTAGAAAATCAAATGTTAAGTTTAATCCGGATGATTATGAAACAAAACAAGTATTTTATGCCAGCAAAGATGGAACAAAAATTCCAATGTTTATTACGCATAAAAAAGGATTGGAATTAAATTCGGAAAACCCAACATTGCTTTATGCATACGGAGGATTTAATATTTCACTAACTCCGGAATTTGCAGTTTCAATAATTCCAATTTTAGAAAATGGCGGAGTTTATGCAATGGCTTGTTTAAGAGGCGGCGGTGAATATGGCGAAGAATGGCACAAAGCTGGAATGTTAGAAAACAAACAAAATGTTTTTGATGATTTTATTTCTGCAGCAGAATATTTAATTGAGAATAAATATACTAACTCAAGTAAACTTGCTTTGCGCGGCGGTTCGAACGGCGGAACTTTAATTGGAGCAGTAATTAATCAAAGACCGGATTTATGTAAAGTTGCATTTCCTCAAGTTGGCGTAATGGATATGTTACGTTTTCATAAATTTACAATTGGCTGGGCTTGGGTTCCGGAATACGGATCAAGCGATGATTCATTGCAGTTTACTAATTTATATAAATATTCTCCGCTTCATAATATTAAAAGTGATTTGAATTATCCGGCAATTATGGTAACAACTGCAGATCATGATGATAGAGTTTTTCCGGCACATTCATTTAAATATGCGGCAACTCTTCAAGAAAAATATAAAGGCGATAATCCGGCAATAATTAGAATTGAAACAAAAGTCGGACACGGAGCCGGAACAAGTACATCTAAAGCAATTGAGTTGTATTCCGATTTGTGGACATTTATGTTTTACAATTTTGGAATTGAACTTTAA
- a CDS encoding CotH kinase family protein: protein MKIKITNIFILLIYVVNSVFGQTDESWKVYDDTEVAVINITMDSNDLQFMYDNPNFDSVHVANFNFKNAFIDETIDSIGISIRGNTSRESAKKSFKIEFNEFIKGRKFYSIEEMNLNGEHNDPSISRSKICWDFFNSIGLISSRASFAALYINGNYYGLYISVEHIDENFIKKNYADNSGNLWKCLYGADLNYINDNADSYKFGSSENRVYDLLTNSKDDNYTKLAEFIDFINNSDNETFKNQLPQKINILELLQYFAANVLLGSWDDYWSLTNNYYLYHESDNNIFHIIPYDYDNTFGISWSNTDWASVNPYTFEKVVNGYRPLIERTLQIEEFKNLFTHILEHFSKIKNNTSLEANYILELKNKINSFAENDTYRTNDYGFTFDDFNNSFFQKNFSKLHVKYSIQDFIDKRYSNLANQLNYVNSNPVIYSFDVYPKKMNSGDSIFINCSAFSNVGIKEIKAELKNLKTQQISTYDLRFSPDINLLDIKMNDLWKGSIGILPENFSGTIQISVEDNNGIIAKYPEDGIEIISAGENTNEVFLSELMSSNSQTIQDNFSEYEDWIEIYNPQDTVVNLSGKYLTDKIDNLTKWQFPENFVIQPKKNLLIWCDEDSSQGINHTNFKLSADGEFAAIVNNDGITIIDSVTFPTLNDDQTFARENNSGDWFVNFSATPGESNIITDLKETNILQHSYRLSAFPNPFNPSTKIEYEIAERSNVQIKIYDILGREVWSIPEVKKEIGNYNIIWNAVDNYGNKLSSGIYLLNINSNNFKKTIKLMLLQ from the coding sequence ATGAAAATTAAAATCACTAATATTTTTATTTTACTTATTTATGTTGTTAATTCTGTTTTCGGACAAACTGATGAAAGCTGGAAAGTTTATGATGATACTGAAGTTGCAGTAATAAATATCACAATGGATTCAAACGATTTGCAATTTATGTATGATAATCCGAATTTTGATTCTGTTCACGTTGCAAATTTCAACTTTAAAAATGCATTTATTGATGAAACAATTGATTCTATTGGAATTAGCATAAGAGGAAACACCTCAAGAGAATCTGCAAAAAAATCATTTAAAATTGAGTTTAATGAATTTATAAAAGGAAGAAAATTTTATTCAATTGAAGAAATGAATTTAAATGGTGAACATAATGATCCATCGATTTCAAGAAGTAAAATTTGTTGGGATTTTTTTAATTCAATTGGATTGATTTCTTCAAGAGCATCTTTTGCGGCACTTTATATTAATGGTAATTATTACGGATTATATATTTCCGTTGAACACATTGATGAAAATTTTATTAAGAAAAATTATGCTGATAATTCCGGTAATCTTTGGAAATGTCTTTACGGAGCTGATCTAAATTATATAAATGATAATGCGGATAGTTATAAATTCGGTTCTTCAGAAAATAGAGTTTACGATCTTTTAACAAATTCTAAAGATGATAACTACACAAAGTTAGCAGAGTTTATTGATTTTATTAATAATTCAGATAATGAAACTTTTAAAAATCAGCTTCCGCAGAAAATTAATATTTTAGAATTACTTCAATATTTTGCAGCAAATGTTTTATTAGGAAGTTGGGATGATTACTGGTCGCTTACAAATAATTATTATCTTTATCACGAGTCGGATAATAATATTTTTCATATAATTCCTTATGATTACGATAACACATTTGGTATAAGCTGGAGCAATACTGATTGGGCTTCTGTAAATCCATATACTTTTGAAAAAGTTGTAAACGGCTACAGACCACTTATTGAAAGAACTTTACAAATAGAAGAATTTAAAAATTTATTTACACACATTTTGGAACATTTTAGTAAAATTAAAAATAACACTTCTTTGGAAGCCAACTATATTTTAGAATTGAAAAATAAAATTAATTCTTTTGCAGAAAATGATACTTATCGAACAAACGATTACGGATTTACATTTGATGATTTCAATAATTCTTTTTTTCAAAAAAACTTTTCCAAATTACATGTAAAATATTCAATTCAAGATTTTATTGATAAAAGATATTCTAATCTTGCAAATCAATTGAATTATGTTAACTCAAATCCGGTTATTTATTCATTTGATGTTTATCCAAAAAAAATGAATTCCGGTGATTCAATATTTATTAATTGTTCGGCATTTAGTAATGTTGGAATAAAAGAAATAAAAGCCGAATTAAAAAATTTAAAAACCCAGCAAATTTCAACTTATGATTTAAGATTTTCTCCAGACATAAATTTGCTTGATATTAAAATGAATGATTTGTGGAAAGGCTCAATTGGAATTTTACCGGAAAACTTTTCGGGCACAATTCAAATTTCGGTAGAAGATAACAATGGAATTATTGCTAAATATCCCGAAGATGGAATAGAAATTATTTCTGCCGGTGAAAATACAAATGAAGTTTTCTTAAGTGAATTAATGAGTTCAAACTCACAAACAATTCAAGATAATTTTTCAGAATATGAAGACTGGATTGAAATTTATAATCCGCAAGACACAGTTGTAAATTTGAGCGGAAAATATCTAACGGATAAAATTGATAATTTAACAAAATGGCAGTTCCCGGAAAATTTTGTTATTCAGCCTAAAAAGAATTTATTAATTTGGTGCGATGAGGATTCGAGTCAAGGAATAAATCATACAAATTTCAAACTTAGTGCAGATGGAGAATTTGCAGCAATTGTAAATAATGATGGAATTACGATTATTGATTCTGTAACATTCCCAACATTAAATGATGATCAAACTTTTGCAAGAGAAAATAATTCCGGAGATTGGTTTGTTAATTTTTCAGCAACTCCGGGAGAATCAAATATAATTACAGATTTAAAAGAAACAAATATTTTACAACATTCTTATAGATTATCAGCTTTCCCAAATCCATTTAATCCTTCTACAAAAATTGAATATGAAATTGCGGAAAGATCAAATGTTCAAATTAAAATTTATGATATTTTAGGAAGAGAAGTTTGGAGTATTCCCGAAGTGAAAAAAGAAATTGGGAATTATAATATTATTTGGAACGCTGTTGATAATTATGGTAATAAATTATCCAGCGGAATTTATTTGTTAAATATTAATTCTAATAATTTTAAAAAAACTATTAAACTAATGCTGCTTCAATAA
- a CDS encoding DUF4956 domain-containing protein: MIEDFRNILNVSFTAQEAIINLIFALIAGIIISIFYRKSYNGPGYQASYVNSLILLVIITSIVIMVIGNNLARAFGLVGAMSIIRFRTAVKETLDIMFIFFALAIGMAVGVGLHLLAIFSAIFIGTIALVLSKSKFSTPIKSDLLLQFTFNSNGNDSSFYIKLIDEYCKKSKLINAKAVGTDEMLELSYYVGFKNKDNAADFIQKLRKVRGVMNVNIFYDEEYF, encoded by the coding sequence ATGATTGAAGATTTTAGAAATATTTTAAATGTTTCATTTACTGCACAAGAAGCAATTATAAATTTAATTTTTGCATTAATTGCAGGAATTATAATTTCAATTTTTTATAGAAAATCTTACAATGGTCCCGGTTATCAAGCTTCATATGTAAACTCACTTATTTTGCTTGTAATAATAACTTCAATTGTAATTATGGTAATTGGAAATAATTTAGCCCGCGCATTTGGATTAGTCGGGGCAATGTCAATTATTAGATTTAGAACCGCCGTAAAAGAAACTTTGGATATTATGTTTATTTTCTTTGCTCTTGCAATTGGAATGGCAGTTGGAGTTGGGTTACACTTGCTTGCTATATTCAGCGCGATATTTATCGGCACAATTGCCTTAGTGCTTTCAAAATCAAAATTTTCCACTCCAATAAAAAGCGATTTACTTCTTCAATTTACTTTTAATTCTAACGGAAATGATTCTTCATTTTACATCAAACTAATTGATGAATATTGCAAAAAAAGTAAATTGATCAATGCTAAAGCCGTTGGGACTGATGAAATGCTTGAACTTTCTTATTATGTTGGATTTAAAAACAAAGATAATGCAGCAGATTTTATCCAAAAATTAAGAAAAGTTCGCGGTGTTATGAATGTTAATATTTTCTACGATGAAGAATATTTTTAA
- a CDS encoding polyphosphate polymerase domain-containing protein, which translates to MRLEYKFLVNSEILDSLRKKILPFVEFDPFTMGSTDNEYTVRSIYFDSSNFDYYNEKIEGIKIRKKLRIRSYDTEADNNLVFLEIKNKYDNFIGKNRAALLYHDLKNLLETKSIETYTLTNNGFANSYRDGEKFFHHVYKSGLKPIILIVYDREAFFSKFDNSLRITFDKNLRFYEYPKIDNLYRDEDLEMAIPNNFVMEIKFNNGYPKWLQDIIHEFNLIRRSVSKYTICIDSSRVINPRRKNLFTSNYSLFDTTAEEGIF; encoded by the coding sequence ATGAGATTAGAATATAAATTTTTAGTAAACTCTGAAATTTTAGATAGTCTGAGAAAAAAAATTCTGCCGTTTGTTGAATTTGATCCATTTACAATGGGATCAACGGATAATGAATATACAGTTAGGAGTATTTATTTTGATTCATCCAATTTTGATTATTATAATGAAAAAATTGAAGGAATTAAAATTAGAAAAAAACTTAGAATTAGAAGTTACGATACAGAAGCAGACAACAATTTAGTTTTTTTAGAAATTAAAAATAAGTACGATAATTTTATTGGAAAGAACAGAGCAGCGCTTTTATATCACGATTTGAAAAACTTGTTGGAAACTAAATCAATTGAAACTTATACTTTAACAAATAATGGTTTTGCAAATTCATATAGAGACGGCGAAAAATTTTTTCATCATGTTTATAAAAGCGGATTAAAGCCAATAATACTAATTGTTTATGATAGAGAAGCATTTTTTTCAAAGTTTGATAATAGTCTAAGAATTACTTTTGATAAAAATTTAAGATTTTATGAATATCCCAAAATAGATAATTTATACAGAGATGAAGATTTGGAAATGGCAATTCCCAATAATTTTGTTATGGAAATTAAATTTAATAACGGATATCCCAAATGGCTTCAAGATATTATTCATGAGTTTAATTTGATTAGACGTTCTGTTTCAAAATATACAATTTGTATTGATTCTTCCAGAGTAATTAATCCTAGAAGAAAAAATTTATTTACGTCAAACTATTCCTTGTTTGATACAACAGCCGAAGAGGGAATTTTTTAA